The genome window GGGAGGATTTGGATTTGGTTTTCAGCTTTCACCAGCCAACCTTTAATTGATGCTCACGTAGAATTTCCGCCGGCACCAGGTGCAGGAACAAGCGAAACGCGAAAAATAAAATCAGGATATCATCTATTTCACCAATGACTGGAACAAAAAAATCCGGGATTAAATCATAGGGCAACAAGAGATAGAAAACCGCGCCAAGGGGAATCATTTTCAGGCGCAAGGCTACCCGACTATCCAAAAGCAGCCCCCAGCAAATTCTGGCAAGCTGTGGCAGGCGGCGAAGTATGGCATTAGAGAGATAATTCGGCGGCAAGTTTTTCTACCTCTTCCACCAGTTCGTCCAGCAGTTTATCTTCGGGAACTTTCCGGAGTATTTTCCCGTGTCGAAACAGCAGTCCATTGCCCCGTCCACCGGCGATGCCGATATCGGCGGTTTTTGCTTCACCTGGTCCATTGACAACACAACCCATTACCGCAACCTTGATCGGCTGACGAATATGCTGCAATCGCTTTTCCACCGCCGTGGCAAGATCGATAAGATTGATTTCAGTCCGGCCACAGGTTGGACAGGAAATTAATTCAATTCCTCTTTGTCGCAAGGCCAGACTCTGAAGTATCTGATAGGCAACAAAGATCTCTTCAACCGGATCACCCGTTAATGAAACCCTCAAGGTATCCCCCAATCCAAGATACAATAAGATGCCGATCCCCACAGCAGACTTTATGGCTCCCCGTTTTGGGGTACCGGCTTCAGTAATACCGATATGGAAAGGGTAATCGACCGCTTCAGCCAGCAAACGATAAGCATCTATAGTATCTGTAACATTGGAAGATTTCAAGGAAATCTTGATCAGGTTGAACTGTTGATCTTCCAGCAGGCGAATATGTCGCAAGGCGCTATCCACCATCGCTCTGGGAGTGTGGCCAAAACGATCGACCAGATCTTTTTCCAGTGAACCGGCATTGACCCCGATACGGATGGGAACATTCCGATCACGACAGGCATGCACCACTTCCCTGACCCGCTGGTCTGAACCGATATTGCCTGGATTAAGCCTTAAGGCATCAACGCCCTGATTGACTGATTCAATGGCCAGTTGATGTTGAAAATGAATGTCGGCTATCAATGGAATTGCAATGGCGGATTTTATTTCCCTGAGAATTTTTGCCGCTGCCATATCCGGCACCGCCACCCGCACAAGTTCACAGCCGGCATTGGTCAAGGCATGGATCTGGGCTACGGTAGCATTAACATTCCTCGTATCGGTATTAGTCATGGACTGAACCGAAACGGGCGTATTGCCGCCGATCGGCAGTTGTCCAATCATTATTTTTCTACTCTGCCGTCTGTTAATCATACTTAAATTAAGTGATTAGCTGTTAGCTATCAGCGTTTAGCCTTGAAAAATAAAGGCGTTACGTTAATGAGAAATAACACCCAACGGGTGAAAGTTTGTAATTAAATATTCGATTTTGTCTATAGATTGACAAATTTTTATTATTTCTCACAGAGACACGGAGTCACAGAGGGCAAATGACTCGGGTTCTCTGTGACTTTGTGCCTCTGTGAGAGTATTTTTATCTTTTTTTGAAAACGTAGTCGAATGTTTACGTTTGTAATAGCAAAACATCCTGTAATCATTAAAACTAAAAGGTACAAGATATAAGGTACAAGGTAAAAACCTTAAACCCTACACCTTTAAAGGCTAATCGCTCAGTTTAGGTTAAATTAACTCAACTTTCTTAAGTTGCATTGCCGGGGACATATTGCCGGATGTTCGGACTTGGCTCGTAGCGGTATTGGCCGCCGAACGAATCACACGATGTGATTCGCGGCGGACGCGGGGACATTGCTTTAGCGCGCCCCACTAGCCGGCCTGTCTGCGTGCGGCACGCACAGGCAGGCCATGGACGGCCGGCGAGAATGAGCGAGAGCCATGCCGGAACATCCCTGGAAATTTATTTCCGCTGTTTTTAAATCCTTCGCCAGCATTCGACACCGGTTTGCACTTTTGCTTCGCCGTGCTTCGCGAGGGGACACACTTGACCAGCCACCGACAGCCGCGGGTTTACGGTCGGCTTTAACCAACCACCAATCCCTGGCCACCAGCCGCTGCTTTCAATCGGCAGTTCAAGAATGTCCCCAATCCCGGTGACCCCGCTTTTTAGTGGCTGTCCCCGATTTTATATAAACATTAATCTCGCCGAAGGTAAACAATAAATTCCCGGTTCCCCTTCTGCCCGGTGATGGGTGAAATCATTTTCTGCTGAAAGTCAAAACCGCCACCTTCGGCTGATTTGATGATTTTTTCCAGGGCCTCCTGCTGCTTCTTTTCATCACGGACGATACCCCCTTTTCCCACATTACTCCGCCCCACCTCAAACTGCGGTTTCACCAAAGCAACAACCGGCGTTCCGGCACTCAAAAGGGGATGAACCGCCGGCAGTACTTTTTCCAGTGAGATGAAAGAAACATCAATGACGCAAAAGTTTATTGTTTCCGGAAAATCCGCCGGCGAAAGGTAACGGATATTCGTCCGATCCATAACCACAACCCGGGAATCCTGCTGCAACTCCCAGGCCAGTTGGCCATAACCAACATCCAGCGCGTAAACCAGTCGGGCTCCATGCAGCAGAAGACAGTGGGTAAAACCGCCAGTGGACGCTCCAACATCCAGGGCAACGCAACCGGCAGGATCAAGGCTGAAAGATTGCAAAGCACCGGCGAGTTTCAACCCGCCCCGGCTGACATAGGGAAAATCACGCTCATTGAGACGAATAACTGACTCCAGGGAAACCTTCTGGCCGGCCTTGTCAACCACAATATCGTCACAAAGAACCTTACCGGCCATAATGAGAGCCCGGGCCCGCTCCCGACTGGCTGCCAGACCCCGGGAAACCAGGACTACATCCAATCGTTCAC of Pseudomonadota bacterium contains these proteins:
- a CDS encoding DUF1232 domain-containing protein; protein product: MDSRVALRLKMIPLGAVFYLLLPYDLIPDFFVPVIGEIDDILILFFAFRLFLHLVPAEILREHQLKVGW
- the ispG gene encoding flavodoxin-dependent (E)-4-hydroxy-3-methylbut-2-enyl-diphosphate synthase; its protein translation is MINRRQSRKIMIGQLPIGGNTPVSVQSMTNTDTRNVNATVAQIHALTNAGCELVRVAVPDMAAAKILREIKSAIAIPLIADIHFQHQLAIESVNQGVDALRLNPGNIGSDQRVREVVHACRDRNVPIRIGVNAGSLEKDLVDRFGHTPRAMVDSALRHIRLLEDQQFNLIKISLKSSNVTDTIDAYRLLAEAVDYPFHIGITEAGTPKRGAIKSAVGIGILLYLGLGDTLRVSLTGDPVEEIFVAYQILQSLALRQRGIELISCPTCGRTEINLIDLATAVEKRLQHIRQPIKVAVMGCVVNGPGEAKTADIGIAGGRGNGLLFRHGKILRKVPEDKLLDELVEEVEKLAAELSL
- a CDS encoding TlyA family RNA methyltransferase produces the protein MKAGRERLDVVLVSRGLAASRERARALIMAGKVLCDDIVVDKAGQKVSLESVIRLNERDFPYVSRGGLKLAGALQSFSLDPAGCVALDVGASTGGFTHCLLLHGARLVYALDVGYGQLAWELQQDSRVVVMDRTNIRYLSPADFPETINFCVIDVSFISLEKVLPAVHPLLSAGTPVVALVKPQFEVGRSNVGKGGIVRDEKKQQEALEKIIKSAEGGGFDFQQKMISPITGQKGNREFIVYLRRD